From Argopecten irradians isolate NY chromosome 3, Ai_NY, whole genome shotgun sequence:
ttttacatttaaattttgtttcactatgacaaaatgCAATAACAAAGGTATTTAGTTGGGTTTATTTAGCATTTTTTTCGCAATATTTTTGTGTCTAttaagtcatagaaaaaaaacataatgatTTTCTTCATAGACGCAGCGTGATTTCCCTTTAACGTATATCCACATACCTGCTAACGGCGGGTTAATAATGAACGCTATTCCCTGGAATAAGGCGATTAAACCGAAAGCTCTGGTCAGTTTGTCTATCCCTAAGTGGTCAGCAATGACAATGGTCCGTAACGACACAGCGGAAGCTGTCCAAAACAAAGACAAGTACATAAATGATTTTAAGGTAATTGAAAAAGCAATGAAAGTGTGGTGTTTCATTTTCATAGTCTAGTCATCACATGAGCGTCATAACTCATCAAAATTTGGTGACGTCGTCTACAATGGACACCGCATGTTACGTCACGTCATTGTATAGTGTGTGAGCTCTTTTTTCACTACCAACGAAATGACAACACGAAGATAATTCATATATTCTTGCCGGAGTTGAAATAGTTAATGAATTCCCCCATGAATTGGAATTTCGTTGTAAAACTTCCACGGTAgggaaatattgatttttctcCCACATACGAAAGAAAGGAAAAAGTCTCggaaatattttcacattttggtCCAAAATGGTCGCAATATCCTAGAGGTTGACAGAGAATTCTACCCCGTATGATAAGTATTTGCCACTGTTTCCTTGACTGGAGGGTGTGACATCAATAACACAAATAGCAGTACCAATGCAAAGATGTTAAGTTGGGGGAACCTCGCCAAGCCTCTGGTTGGACATGCATGCAGTTACATCAGAGTATGGTTCTTTTTTTCTCCCAAATACAAAAGAAACAGATGAGAAAATAGTCTCAAAGAACCATTTTCACCGCTACATGAACATGCTTTTGTCGATTGCACGTCATTATTAAATTTGTCATCGACAATGCACACAACGATTGCACCACATGAAGTCATGACGTTACGTATTTGTTTACGTGAACTTCAAGTTCAAAAGATTAGCGCGCGCAATCTGTCATACTCACGGCTAAAACCGGGAACAAATCAGTGCAAGGTGTGAGAAACTACGTATATCCCCGGGATATGGAAAAGACAGACCAACCACGctagacaatgacgtgacgtcatcaatatgaGGCATCAATTGTCGACGTCGTATTGCGTGTTTACTGCGATGATGGCGCGATCAACAATTCGAGTGAGGGAAATATGGACGGtactaatttttatttatacacataTTGTCATTTGGTTTTATACAAAGGTATATATAACGCAGATAATAAGGTTATAACTTACCCATACAAAAACCGAATATTCCGGCACATATCGCAAACAAGTAGAAGCTATCGCAGAATGGCAACAGGAAGTTGATAGCCGCAGCTACGAACAGTGCGCATGCGTAAATGATGATACTTTTAACATGTAAGCAGTCCGTTATAAATCCGGAAACAAGTCTGCCAACGATGTTTGTTATTCCAACTATGGAGATTAAAAAGGCGCATTGGCTTCTGGGAAGTCCTTTCGATAGCGCCATATCCGGCAGATACGTTAAAGAGACAATTTGAgctgaaacaaaacaaataggCATTCAAATTTGCATAAACCTCTTTCTTAAAAAATACGTTCGTATAATCAATATCGTTTTGgagtaagaaaaataatatacaattagaATAGAGTAACTATTGAGTAAGTATTACAGCATATGACAATCGATAACATAGGCCTACACGGTGAGGAAATCTATGTTCAAAACATTTTCTGAATTAAAAACAATCAATACCATATCCATGTTCTTGTGTTAGGGATTGCATGTTTTCCGAGGACTTATCTGATGTAGCTATTACACTTTAAAGCCATGTGATTGATATTTGAGCTATGGCACGTACGTGGCCtgatattgataaacattataGGGGTTGTTCATGGAAGGGGGTATCTAGCAAAAGAATGGTAGTTAAGATCGATGAACTAAAAACGGGAAAGAGGATAAAAGGAAAAAGTGACAAAAACGAAGGCAATATGAAACATCTTTAGTACTACAGTGCTAAGTTACATTTGCAGGAAAACTTCTTGACCGCGAAAGGAAACTTTCAGGATAGAAACTTTATAACGATCAAATGTGGGCCTAATTAATAAATCGCGTAGATTAACAGTAGAATGCATTGTAAGCTGAACCCTTTCTTAGTTCTTGACGGGTcatttagataaaacaaatacacaacTACTTCAACATGCAACAACCATCCCTACAGTTCATACCGCGTTAATTTATGTGGCGGCAGATCGAAAAGACCACGTGACCTGGGGTTTCCCGCCCTTTTGCGTCTTCCCAAGCTGAAATAAAAATTGCTAAGGAGAAAAACTGTCTATTCAACAAACGTTATAAATATAGAAagaattttaattacattataaatgtatgATTTACTATTGTAACATAAAACGTACATGTAAGATAGTGAATTATAAGAGTAGTTAGTAACTTATTGGAACTAAAAAGTGTACTAGATATTACAAGAGCATAAAAGATGtgtgtattttatatagttACATGCATGTTGCATTTCCTTCGTTCTGAGAATCGATATATCAAGTCATAGTTATAGTGGGAGATTCCCGAACGGTCTTTAGTATCTCCATATCTTGTGTAACGGTTCTGGGTCGGGTCGATCACAGCCGACCGAGTAGTGCAAGTGGTGAAGCACTccggctagtgttcagagggtTTCGGGTTCGAATTCCGATGTAGCTGCATCTATTTAATTTGGTTCCAGCGACCAAACCCTGTTTCAAGCATTGGTGGCACGCTTAGCATGGAGATACCCCTACCTGGGTTGTGACTCGCACAACTTGCAGCCCGTGGTCAACTTTACATCAGATAACAGAATCTACGTCATGAGAActtaattttgataatacattattttgtattatgtcCATGTTACATTGTcgtcataataaaaaaaaacaccttaacCTTTCGCTATAATTGTAATACAGTgaaacacagttataacgaacctttCCGTTATAAGAATTATGAATTTTACGTGTATATTATACACTTGTTACAGACATCTTATATGAACCTTGACGGGCATTGAAAATTACTACGTTGTAACACACGAATTCGTTGTCAGCATGTCCgttataaacattataaacgTACAAatgatataaactttaatacattttaattgagGAGAATATTATGCTTAACTTCAACTGCGAGTCAAAATTCTTTCTTTGCCAACGCGGTTGGGGATTTTTTGTAGTTTATTGCCTTGTCAAAATATGAAGTGAAAATATGAATGTATAATGCGCATGGAAGCGCTTCGCTTTACATGTACATCAGCTTTAAACAGGACCGCCCTGGAAAGACACAATGCTAGCGCAGCATgatatttcgtctttgcatattacagatttagctcccttgcgggtaggtatcgattgttacgtcattattttgtgagcacaattcacgtcgttttctccgaaacgtacgACGTAATGATCACaattacatgacgtcacaatcaatacctacccgcaagtgcagataactctgtaatatgcaaattcggaataatCATAATGCAATTATTGCATTACACTGCGTATCTCAAAGTTTTTACCAATGTCAATACCAGTTTGGTGAATATAATGGAAGGCTTTTTCTTGGCTTACCGGGTTGGCAATGCATGATATGTCCTGCTATTTCAGCGTCAACAACTTACTCATGATTGCATACGTAACCCATTATTAATATTTCTAATGGGTAAGttatttaattatgaaaatggaatatgATATGTTGATGTTGAACAAATGGGTAACCAGTCAAGTGCCTTTTTACTAGAATATGCAACTAAAGTGTAAAATGTTGATATCCTTAGGAAGCATATTTGGGCGAGTATTAATGTTTCGTCACccaaatattaacaaaaattgcagataagaataaataaaaaataaaaaaggcaatatatttcaaaacaaatatgttaCCTGTCCAAGTCGTCATACAGATCGTTAGCAGCAGAAATGTTGGATCCTTAAGCAGTTCGAAGCAGAATATATCATTTCTATTCATTCCAAAACAAGGTCGCTGTGAATTGGTTTCGTCATCTTCTTTCGTTAAGTTTATCGAATCGGATTTTAAGTCAAGGTTACTTTGGATTCCTGTAATATTTTGAACACTTCcgctataaaatatatttggttTTTCCATTGGTTTTAGAAATCGTTGGTTTAGCACCTGAGATTTCGTCATTGCTGATAAAACGTCACTTCTCTGATCTGATAAATTAATTGCACTTGAAAATTTTCTTGACTTTCTGTCCAGAATACGATCATTTGGAATGATCACGTCAGAACTTCTACTGATATCTATTCTATCAAGTTTATGAAACTCTAATGGCACATTGCATATCACAAAATCATTAGTGTTTGTCGCATTCGTAACAAAACCATCGACCCCATACTTCCGGTCCAGCAATATTTCACTGACTTCTGGGTAATCTGACAACCCGCTAGAGGACGCCATGCTACTACCACAGTGTTTCTTATAAGAACTCAGCTTGCAGCGTCTGTTTAAAAGTGGCCGGAACACTAACCCGCAGACGACCACGTTTAATACTATTCCCGCCAAAATAAGGATAGTCCCCCTCCAGCCGTATGAGGAAAGTAGTGCGTCCGTAAGATAAGCATAACCAAATGTTCCCAATCCTGAACCACTGGTTGCGATTCCTGTTGCCAGGGCGCGCTTTTTGTCAAAGTAGAGTCCAACAACGATGATGGCTGGTATGAACATCATACAGAAACCGATACCTATACGAAAATAATATCAGAGTTATATTAATTGTGGTTGATAAATAAACACAAGGAAATATCAGCTGGCTCTTATCTCTCTGTGATTGTCTTGAATTCTACTGATCTCTTAGAGCTTCATATACTATCAGAAATTAATGTCATTGAGCAACGTGCGAGTTTGCAGCCGCCAAAAAACCCTCTGGAAAATGattcatgtaatttttttttaatttagctCGATAAAAAATCTATATGATAAAAGAGTGCCGGTGATGAGTGTTGCAAGTAAGTAAGGCACATCATTGttataatataatcataataCGAGTCGACATTTCCTAAACCACGTCCCAGGATAAGCTTAATCTCAGACCAATAATTATTCCTGGCAGAGGCAACCTTTTACAGACATATCCAAATATCATTAtggaaaatgtatattaatcaTAACAGTGtaattacccccccccccccccgaactAATACAGATCTTCAAAAATACAGAAaagaaattggtcattttagcATGCACATGTGGTCCAAAACTTTATAAATTGTCATGTTTTCAATAACTACTATTGATACTTTATAGATTAAAGataaacaaatatgaaatcaatcaataaaacacgtttataacgaacaTATTTACAGCGAACTCGTGGTTATAACGTAATAATCTCCAGTCCCCTTCACGGTTCCTATAAGAGGActataatatgtttataacgaCTTGTTGgcccccagaggttcgttataaccgtatTTTACTGTACTCCAAGTTCGAGATGTAAACGCCTTCGGCTAATTAAGATACTCTTGTTCAATCTCTTCTCGACAACAATACTATAGACCATATACTAGTGCCATATAAGGAATACAATGATCGTATTTCTATGTATTGGTACTTGCCGCCTATAATGCCGTATGTTATGACGAGAAGTTCAATGTTCGGTGAGAAGATGGAAAGGATGAAGCCAATGGCTGAGACAATCGACCCCGCAACTGTCACTGATCGGATGGAGTACCGTCGTAGGAGTAAACTCACGAACGGGCCTACAAAGATTGATTGGTTAAAATGTAGACGTGGTCTTACCTGGACCATAACGCTGAAATCAAAATAGATCATTATTTTATCTATCAATCGGACAATACAGTCATTTTCCTTTCTTTATATATTGTGTTGTCGTACAATGTTATCTGATCTTAGTTTTGTGGTAACTCTAAAGTCGAAATCCAATAAATATTAGCAGTAAAACAGATTTAATAGTAATGTCCTAAATGCTGACCTTGCAATTTAATTAAACCATTCGTGTCGAAAAAAACAACTTTCCGATGGTTTGCAGATGCCCCCTACTATATAGGTCACCGTTTCCATGGAAGTTGACATCAATTTTTGTTACAGATCACATATATAGTCAAAGGTGTTGGAATAGGTGGGTATAAAAGCAGTACCTGTCAAACAGGTTTTTATTGCAAAACTGAACGCGtttcttttctatttttatcCCAAAATGCTTGTTGGGGTTTTTTAattccaaaatatttgtttatcttttGAGGGGGAAAACGGGTTAAcgttatttcagaaaatatagaaaaaatgttttctattcTTGTTTGTAAAGGAAGTTTCTTTTATCTCAATTCGTCGATTTTTTTTGACAATGAATGCATACGCTTTTGTACCCAATCAAGTTTTCTGTAACaagtttaatttattattttgaatatcCATCAAGTCCTTATCTAAAAGATGTTTGGATACCTACCCACCATCATGCTCATTCCTACTAGGGCAGATCCTACCCAAGATGTCTTCGATTTTGTTTCACCAAAAAATTCTAATAAGTCTATCAGCAGTACACCAAAGGAGAACATTGTCCCATCCAGCACAAAGTTGGTCACAAAACTTCCAAAACAAACCACCCATCCCCAACCTCCATCTGGTGCAAGCACTTCCTCTTCCGGCAGCGACTGTGAACCGGAAGCGGACAATGACATTCCAGAAACACCGGAATCGTCTGTTTTGCAGGTATCTTTTTCtttgacatttttcattttcGTCTTTTATCCTTGAAAACTTgtcattattttctgaaaaataaaataaagtatgaaCATGTCAGTCTAATAAACGACGCGGATGTAATTACAGATAGCTGTTATGCTGAGATTCAATAGGGTGTGTATGAATTGGTAGCTTCCATCCCTTTGTTGATGGAATAAATTCaaacataatgtacatgtataaggttGTCATTTTCTTCGACTTAACATAGCCATTCGAAACGTGTAGAAATCAATGTTCTAAAGGCAAATTGAGACAAAATGAAAACGTTTCTGAGAAACATAAAACTAAAAAACTCATTTGATCATAAACTGTAAGTTAGTAGGCCTATATACAATCGAATGTTTTTGTGTATTTCTAATTGGATGGCGATCTTGCCTGTGTTTTCAT
This genomic window contains:
- the LOC138317485 gene encoding monocarboxylate transporter 9-like isoform X1, producing the protein MKNVKEKDTCKTDDSGVSGMSLSASGSQSLPEEEVLAPDGGWGWVVCFGSFVTNFVLDGTMFSFGVLLIDLLEFFGETKSKTSWVGSALVGMSMMVGPFVSLLLRRYSIRSVTVAGSIVSAIGFILSIFSPNIELLVITYGIIGGIGFCMMFIPAIIVVGLYFDKKRALATGIATSGSGLGTFGYAYLTDALLSSYGWRGTILILAGIVLNVVVCGLVFRPLLNRRCKLSSYKKHCGSSMASSSGLSDYPEVSEILLDRKYGVDGFVTNATNTNDFVICNVPLEFHKLDRIDISRSSDVIIPNDRILDRKSRKFSSAINLSDQRSDVLSAMTKSQVLNQRFLKPMEKPNIFYSGSVQNITGIQSNLDLKSDSINLTKEDDETNSQRPCFGMNRNDIFCFELLKDPTFLLLTICMTTWTAQIVSLTYLPDMALSKGLPRSQCAFLISIVGITNIVGRLVSGFITDCLHVKSIIIYACALFVAAAINFLLPFCDSFYLFAICAGIFGFCMASAVSLRTIVIADHLGIDKLTRAFGLIALFQGIAFIINPPLAGFLFDKTNSYVYPFALTGCMYLVSGGVCIPLLRKRTVTSGDISIEVTAPSPPESVLE
- the LOC138317485 gene encoding monocarboxylate transporter 12-like isoform X2; the protein is MVQVRPRLHFNQSIFVGPFVSLLLRRYSIRSVTVAGSIVSAIGFILSIFSPNIELLVITYGIIGGIGFCMMFIPAIIVVGLYFDKKRALATGIATSGSGLGTFGYAYLTDALLSSYGWRGTILILAGIVLNVVVCGLVFRPLLNRRCKLSSYKKHCGSSMASSSGLSDYPEVSEILLDRKYGVDGFVTNATNTNDFVICNVPLEFHKLDRIDISRSSDVIIPNDRILDRKSRKFSSAINLSDQRSDVLSAMTKSQVLNQRFLKPMEKPNIFYSGSVQNITGIQSNLDLKSDSINLTKEDDETNSQRPCFGMNRNDIFCFELLKDPTFLLLTICMTTWTAQIVSLTYLPDMALSKGLPRSQCAFLISIVGITNIVGRLVSGFITDCLHVKSIIIYACALFVAAAINFLLPFCDSFYLFAICAGIFGFCMASAVSLRTIVIADHLGIDKLTRAFGLIALFQGIAFIINPPLAGFLFDKTNSYVYPFALTGCMYLVSGGVCIPLLRKRTVTSGDISIEVTAPSPPESVLE